One Proteinivorax tanatarense DNA segment encodes these proteins:
- a CDS encoding DUF2164 domain-containing protein, translating into MDNKIKLTQEARKNMLEDIKHYFKNERDEELGDLAAGLILDFFVEKIGPEMYNQGVYDSYQLMSDRVYDLLAMQKK; encoded by the coding sequence ATGGATAATAAGATTAAGTTAACGCAAGAAGCAAGAAAAAATATGTTAGAAGATATTAAGCATTATTTTAAAAATGAGAGGGATGAAGAGTTAGGGGATCTAGCAGCAGGACTGATATTAGACTTTTTCGTTGAAAAAATAGGACCAGAAATGTATAACCAAGGCGTATACGACTCATATCAGTTAATGTCAGATAGAGTTTATGACTTGCTTGCTATGCAAAAGAAATAG